The following coding sequences are from one Acidimicrobiales bacterium window:
- a CDS encoding error-prone DNA polymerase has translation MGWSNPRMPWRELEVRLSDRPFDPVPRSASSGEGRPVPVPSSSGPRVVDPVPYAELHCHSHFSFLDGASSPDELVAEGARLGLAALALTDHDGFYGVVRFAEAAREHGLPTVFGSELSLDTPTARVGTPDPAAHHLVVLADGPAGYARLGTAITEAQLAGTKGHPRLSLDLLAELAGTDPRWMVLTGCRKGTVPAALESGGPTAARQALDDLVDRFGRDRVLVEVWDHGHPVDAERNDALAGVAAAAGVGLVATNNVHYHRPARRRLATALAAVRARRSMDDLDGWLPAAGTAHLRSGAEQERRFARWPGSVALAAEVGRRCAFDLRLVAPGLPPYPCPSGLDEMGFLRRLAAEGATDRYGPRGSEWVAGAWAQVDRELDVIATMGFSGYFLVVWDIVGFCRRSGILCQGRGSAANSAVCYALGITNADAVGLGLLFERFLSPEREGPPDIDLDIESDRREEVIQYVYGRYGRRHTAQVANVITYRPRSAIRDAARALGYAPGQQDAFARGVDRWDRIVGGREGVSGGTSRLPDDVVALADELCDTPRHLGIHSGGMVICDRPMAEVCPVEWGRMADRSVLQWDKDDCAAVGLVKFDLLGLGMLSALHHTVDLVADHEGIQVDLARLPQDEAVYDMVCAADTVGVFQIESRAQMATLPRLRPRCFHDLVVEIALIRPGPIQGGSVHPYIRRRNGQEEVTYLHPLCENALAKTLGIPLFQEQLMQLAIDVAGFTAAEADRLRQSMGSKRSHTRMEALHQRFLDGAGEREVPSNVAEQVWQKMAAFADYGFPESHAVSFAHLVYASCWLKFHHPAAFCAGLLNAQPMGFYSPHTLAQDARRHGVEVRTPDLNQSEADATLEPGVSDRGTREVSDVPAPTGPALRMGIGSVRGVGRDLAAAITAARPYASIEDLQRRVDPGRLAMEALATAGAFACFDVARREALWTAGALVATGPDRLAGVVTGTQSPPLPAMTESELARADLWATGVSPDGHPTRFLRSRLAAAGVVTAADLRSVDDGTRVRVAGVVTHRQRPHTAGGVTFLNLEDETGLVNVVVSKGCWAHYREVAAGASALLIRGRVEASDGVVNVVAELLEPLGVRLPSRSRDFR, from the coding sequence GTGGGATGGTCCAACCCCCGGATGCCGTGGCGTGAGCTGGAGGTTCGACTCTCCGATCGCCCGTTCGACCCCGTACCCCGGTCGGCGTCGTCCGGGGAGGGCCGGCCGGTTCCGGTCCCGTCCTCGTCGGGCCCCCGGGTTGTCGACCCAGTGCCCTACGCCGAGCTGCATTGCCACTCCCACTTCAGTTTCCTGGACGGTGCCTCATCCCCGGACGAGCTGGTGGCCGAGGGGGCCCGTCTAGGCCTCGCCGCCCTGGCCCTGACCGACCACGACGGTTTCTACGGGGTGGTGCGGTTCGCCGAGGCGGCCCGCGAACACGGCCTTCCCACGGTGTTCGGCAGCGAGTTGTCGCTGGACACCCCGACGGCCCGCGTCGGCACGCCCGACCCGGCGGCCCACCACTTGGTGGTCCTGGCCGACGGACCAGCCGGCTATGCCCGGCTGGGCACGGCCATCACCGAGGCGCAACTAGCCGGGACCAAGGGCCATCCCCGCCTGTCGTTGGACCTTCTGGCCGAGCTGGCTGGGACCGATCCACGGTGGATGGTCCTCACCGGATGCCGGAAGGGCACCGTTCCGGCGGCCCTGGAGTCTGGAGGGCCGACGGCGGCCCGCCAGGCTCTAGACGACCTGGTGGATCGGTTCGGCCGGGACCGGGTACTGGTCGAGGTTTGGGACCACGGCCACCCGGTGGACGCTGAGCGGAATGACGCCCTGGCCGGAGTGGCCGCTGCCGCCGGGGTCGGGCTGGTGGCCACTAACAACGTTCACTACCACCGGCCGGCCCGTCGTCGGCTAGCCACCGCCCTGGCCGCTGTCCGGGCCCGCCGGTCTATGGACGACCTGGACGGCTGGCTCCCGGCGGCCGGCACTGCCCACCTCCGGTCGGGGGCCGAGCAGGAGCGACGGTTCGCCCGATGGCCCGGGTCGGTAGCTCTGGCCGCCGAGGTAGGTCGGCGGTGCGCCTTCGACCTCCGCCTGGTGGCCCCCGGCCTACCGCCCTACCCATGCCCTAGCGGGCTGGACGAGATGGGCTTCCTCCGACGCTTGGCCGCTGAGGGGGCCACGGACCGGTACGGGCCCCGGGGCTCGGAGTGGGTGGCCGGTGCTTGGGCTCAGGTGGATCGGGAGCTGGACGTCATTGCCACCATGGGCTTCTCGGGCTACTTCCTCGTGGTGTGGGACATCGTCGGGTTCTGCCGTCGGTCTGGAATCCTCTGCCAGGGGAGGGGGTCGGCGGCCAATTCGGCCGTCTGCTACGCGCTGGGCATCACCAACGCCGACGCCGTGGGCCTCGGCCTGCTCTTCGAACGCTTCCTCTCCCCGGAACGCGAGGGCCCTCCCGACATCGACCTCGACATCGAGAGCGATCGACGGGAGGAGGTCATCCAGTACGTGTACGGCCGTTACGGCCGGCGCCACACCGCACAGGTAGCCAACGTCATCACCTACCGGCCCCGCTCGGCGATCCGCGACGCAGCCCGGGCCCTGGGGTACGCCCCGGGTCAGCAGGACGCCTTCGCTCGGGGGGTGGACCGGTGGGACCGGATCGTCGGAGGCCGGGAGGGGGTCTCGGGTGGCACCTCCCGGCTCCCCGACGACGTGGTCGCTCTAGCCGACGAACTGTGCGACACCCCCCGGCACCTCGGGATCCACTCGGGGGGGATGGTGATCTGCGACCGGCCGATGGCCGAGGTCTGCCCGGTGGAGTGGGGACGCATGGCCGACCGGAGCGTGCTGCAGTGGGACAAGGACGACTGCGCAGCCGTGGGCCTGGTCAAGTTCGACCTGCTGGGTCTAGGGATGCTCAGCGCCCTGCACCACACCGTGGACCTGGTGGCCGACCACGAGGGCATCCAGGTGGATTTGGCTCGACTACCCCAGGATGAGGCCGTCTACGACATGGTCTGTGCCGCCGACACCGTCGGGGTGTTCCAGATCGAAAGCCGGGCCCAGATGGCCACCCTGCCCCGTCTCCGACCCCGGTGCTTCCACGATCTGGTGGTCGAGATCGCCCTCATTCGTCCCGGGCCCATCCAGGGCGGTTCGGTCCACCCCTACATCCGACGTCGCAACGGGCAGGAGGAGGTCACCTACCTCCACCCGCTGTGCGAGAACGCTCTGGCCAAGACCCTCGGAATCCCGCTGTTCCAGGAGCAGCTCATGCAGCTGGCCATCGACGTGGCCGGGTTCACCGCCGCCGAGGCCGACCGGCTCCGGCAGTCCATGGGTTCCAAGCGGAGCCACACCCGCATGGAGGCTTTGCACCAGCGGTTCCTGGACGGGGCGGGGGAGCGGGAGGTCCCGTCTAACGTGGCCGAACAGGTCTGGCAGAAGATGGCCGCCTTCGCCGACTACGGCTTTCCGGAGAGCCACGCCGTGTCCTTCGCCCACCTGGTGTACGCCAGCTGCTGGCTCAAGTTCCACCACCCGGCGGCGTTCTGTGCCGGGTTGTTGAACGCCCAGCCCATGGGCTTCTACTCGCCCCACACCCTGGCCCAGGACGCCCGACGCCACGGGGTGGAGGTCCGCACCCCGGACCTGAACCAGTCGGAGGCTGACGCCACCCTCGAACCGGGGGTCTCCGATCGGGGGACACGGGAGGTTTCGGACGTCCCGGCCCCCACCGGTCCGGCCCTGCGGATGGGCATCGGGTCGGTCCGGGGCGTCGGCCGGGACCTGGCCGCTGCCATTACGGCGGCCCGTCCCTACGCGTCGATCGAGGACCTCCAGCGACGGGTGGACCCGGGGCGGTTAGCCATGGAGGCGTTGGCCACCGCCGGGGCGTTCGCCTGCTTCGACGTGGCCCGACGGGAGGCCCTGTGGACGGCGGGGGCCCTGGTCGCCACCGGGCCCGACCGCCTCGCCGGAGTGGTCACCGGAACACAGTCGCCACCCTTGCCCGCCATGACCGAATCGGAATTAGCCCGGGCCGACCTGTGGGCCACCGGAGTATCGCCCGACGGCCACCCCACCCGGTTCCTCCGCTCCCGCTTGGCCGCCGCCGGGGTGGTCACGGCGGCCGACCTTCGGTCGGTGGACGACGGGACCCGGGTTCGGGTGGCTGGGGTGGTCACTCACCGCCAGCGACCCCACACCGCCGGTGGGGTCACTTTCCTGAACCTGGAGGACGAGACCGGGTTGGTCAACGTGGTTGTCTCGAAGGGGTGCTGGGCCCACTACCGGGAGGTAGCGGCCGGCGCCTCGGCGTTGCTGATCCGGGGCCGGGTGGAGGCCTCCGACGGGGTGGTCAACGTGGTGGCCGAGCTCTTGGAGCCGCTTGGGGTTCGGCTCCCGTCCCGATCTCGGGACTTCCGGTGA
- a CDS encoding pyridoxal-phosphate dependent enzyme: MSTLPDAGIGAFDIPSFDVGTFDPSRFGLATDVVDADRYARSVDRFRTQGIALPTFAQLADPTRIPEEVRAGLVGVDRNAANARNLFRVHWYNDLHGGVVDLPEHVVLPSEMTGVAAPIIVAFGNRFPMIGAHKVLAAYACLVPRVVTGEYDPTVHRAIWPSTGNYARGGVAISRLMGCRGVAVLPENMSRERFEWLDEWIADPGDVIRTTGSESNVKEIYDACDELEKDPENFILNQFTEFANHVGHHEVTGRALEHLYRHYASVRPDLQLAAFVAASGSSGTLAAGERLKADHGARIAAVEALECPTMLYNGFGEHNIQGIGDKHIPLIHNITNTDVVVGVSDRACDELGMAFNTPEGLAHLASSGVGNTVLGTLGHLGLSSICNVVASIKVARELDLGPDDAIVTVATDGAELYGSEREAMRSGRYAAGFSEADAAAAVATHLHGADTNHVEVLNETGRNRIFNLGYYTWVEQQGVEFADFEVRRGQGFWRHIQTMAPTWDAMIDEFNDRTGVLASG, translated from the coding sequence ATGAGCACTCTCCCCGATGCCGGTATCGGCGCGTTCGACATCCCGTCGTTCGACGTCGGAACGTTCGACCCCTCCCGCTTCGGTCTGGCCACCGACGTGGTCGACGCCGACCGCTACGCACGCAGCGTCGATCGGTTCCGGACCCAGGGCATCGCCCTACCCACCTTCGCCCAACTGGCCGACCCGACCCGCATCCCCGAGGAAGTCCGGGCCGGTCTGGTCGGCGTGGACCGCAACGCCGCCAACGCCCGCAACCTGTTCCGGGTCCACTGGTACAACGACCTGCACGGGGGGGTCGTGGACCTCCCCGAGCACGTGGTGCTTCCCTCCGAGATGACTGGCGTGGCCGCCCCCATCATCGTGGCCTTTGGCAACCGCTTCCCGATGATCGGCGCCCACAAGGTGCTGGCCGCATACGCCTGCCTGGTTCCCCGGGTGGTCACCGGCGAGTACGACCCCACCGTCCACCGTGCCATCTGGCCATCCACCGGCAACTACGCCCGGGGAGGGGTGGCCATCTCACGGCTCATGGGCTGTCGCGGCGTAGCCGTGCTCCCCGAGAACATGAGCCGGGAACGTTTCGAGTGGCTCGATGAGTGGATCGCCGATCCGGGCGACGTCATCCGAACCACGGGCTCGGAGAGCAACGTCAAAGAGATCTACGACGCCTGTGACGAACTGGAGAAGGACCCGGAGAACTTCATCCTCAACCAGTTCACCGAGTTCGCCAACCACGTCGGCCACCACGAGGTCACCGGTCGAGCTCTAGAGCACCTGTACCGGCACTACGCGTCGGTGAGGCCCGACCTCCAGCTGGCCGCTTTTGTCGCCGCCTCTGGGTCGTCGGGCACCCTGGCCGCCGGTGAACGCCTCAAAGCCGACCACGGTGCCCGCATCGCGGCGGTCGAGGCGCTCGAATGTCCGACGATGCTCTACAACGGCTTCGGCGAACACAACATCCAGGGCATCGGCGACAAGCACATCCCGTTGATCCACAACATCACCAACACCGATGTGGTGGTCGGCGTGTCCGATCGGGCGTGCGACGAGCTGGGCATGGCGTTCAATACGCCGGAGGGTCTAGCCCATCTGGCGTCGTCCGGCGTCGGCAATACCGTCCTGGGGACGCTCGGACACCTCGGGCTGTCCAGCATCTGCAACGTGGTGGCCTCCATCAAGGTGGCCCGGGAACTCGACCTCGGACCCGACGATGCCATCGTCACCGTAGCCACAGACGGCGCCGAGTTGTACGGGAGCGAACGGGAGGCCATGCGGTCTGGCCGGTACGCCGCCGGCTTCTCGGAGGCCGATGCCGCCGCGGCGGTGGCCACCCATCTTCACGGAGCGGACACCAACCACGTCGAGGTGCTAAACGAGACGGGACGCAACCGCATCTTCAACCTCGGCTACTACACGTGGGTGGAGCAACAGGGTGTGGAATTCGCCGACTTCGAGGTCCGTCGAGGGCAGGGATTCTGGCGCCACATCCAGACCATGGCCCCCACGTGGGACGCCATGATTGACGAGTTCAACGACCGCACCGGGGTGCTGGCCTCCGGCTAA